The Herbiconiux sp. SALV-R1 nucleotide sequence TGACGCTCGAGGTTCTTCTCGAAGTAGTCGGCCCACTCGGTGAAGGGGCTGCTCAGCCGATGGGGGACGTCGGCTTCGAGGTCGATGTCGGGCGTCGCCGGTGCTGTCTGCTGGATCATCCTGTGCTCCTTGCGGTAAGGTGGAGATCGTTAACATATCGAAAAACGATATGAAGTGCACGACTTTCGATAAATTCTTCTCGAAGATCGGTCGACGGGAGACTCATGCCAGCCATCGTCATCGGCGCGCTGCGCGCTCTGCTCGTGCTGTTGTTCGCCGGCGCGATCACGGCTCAGGTGACGAGCGGGTCGCTCGCCGGGGCGATGCTCGGCGACGCCACGCCCGCGGCCACGGTCGTGACCGTGCTCACCATCGGCGGCCTCGTCTGCATCGAGGTCGTGCTCGTGTGCGCGTGGGCCCTGGTGTCGCTCGCGCGCGACGCGCGCATCTTCGAGGTGGCGCGGCGCTCCGACCGCTGGGTCGACACCGCCATCGGCGCGCTCGCCGTCGGCGCGGCGATCTCGGCGTCGGGTCTGGTCTACCTGCTCGTCACGGGCGGGGCGACGGATGCGCAGGGCGCCACGGTCGCGGTGCTCGCGGCCGCCATCGCGGGGGCCGCCGCAGCGCTCGCCCTGCTGGTCGTGGTGATGCGGCACCTGCTGCACACGGCGACCCAGCTGCACGACGAGCTCTCCGAGGTGGTCTGATGATCGTGATCGACCTCGACGTGGAGCTGGCGAAGAAGAAGATGTCGGTGAGCGACCTCGCGGCGGCGGTGGGCATCACGGTGGCGAACATCTCGATCTTGAAGAACGGTCGCGCCAAGGCCGTGCGCTTCTCGACGCTCGACGCCATCTGCTCGGTGCTCGGCTGCCAGCCGGGCGACATCCTGCGCTACGTCGACGAGCCGGAAGGCCCGGCTAGCCCGCCGCGGTGAGCTCTTCGCCGCGCGGCCGCCGCAGCAGGATCGTCACCGCGATCACCGCCGCCACCACGAGCGTGATGAGCAGCACGACGAGCGGCAGCGCGATCGCCTCCGTGAGCAGCGGCAGCAGCAGGATGAGCGCCGCCGCCCCGAGCGACAGCCAGGCCGGGATGACGGTGCGCCCGATGAGCGGCCGATAGAGCACCTGCATCGCGACGAGATACACCGCCACCGGAACCGCGATCGCCCACCCGATGACCTGGATCGGCGCCTCGATCTCGTGGCCGAACGCCTCCACGCTCTCCTCGATGCCCGCGCCCACGGCCGCCAGGGCGGCGAACACCACGTAGTGCCCGTAGCCCCAGAAGTACGACCAGGAGCGGTTCTGCTCGAGGCCCTCGTGGGCGGGTTCGAGAAAGTAGATCCACCACAGCCCGAACAGCAGCGCGAGGCCCGACGCGGCGATGAGCACGAACGGGCCCGAGCCCGCACCGGCGCTCACGATGCCCTGAACGCCGACGCTCGACGCGAGCACCGATTCGCCCAGCAGGATGATGACGAACAGCGAGTAGCGCTCGGCGACGTGGTGCGGGTGCCAGCGCGTCTGCCGCGGGCGTTCGGCCCAGAGCGGCACCGCCATCTCGCACACCGCGAGGGCGGCGAAGATCGCGATCTGCCAGCCGTCGGGGAGGCCGCCGGTGGTGAAGAGCCTGATGATCCAGAGGGCCTGCACCACCGAGATGCCGAGCGCGTAGCGCAGGGCGGTGGCCCGCCCCTCGGGGTCTTGCGCCGCGGCCCGCAACCACTGCACCACCAGCGCGATGCGCATGATGAAGTAGCCGATGGTGATGAGCAGGTAGTCGCCGTGCTCGAAGGCGCTCGGCACGCCGGCGGCCAGCACGAGCACGCCGCCCATCTGCAGCATCGTCAGCAGGCGGTAGGGCACGTCGTCGGTGTCGTAGGCCGAGGCGAACCAGGTGAAGTTCAGCCACGCCCACCAGATGGCGAAGAACACCATGAGGAAGTTGGGGATGGCCGTCGCGACGTGGTCTTCGGCGACGGCGTGCGCGAGCTGGGTGACGATCGACGAGACGGCCACCACGAAGGTGAGGTCGAACAGCAGCTCGAGCGGGGTGGAGACGCGCTCCTTCTCGTCGACGTCGCGCCCGCGCATCCGGACCAGGGGAACGACACCGGAGAGGGCGTGCGGGCGGTTCGGCTTCGACATGGGCACCTCAACCCGCCACGAAGAGCAGCGCGAACTGCACCACGATCGCCACGACCCCGAGCCCGAGCAGGATCCACCCCGTCGTGCGCAGCGCCCGCCCCTCGTGCGACGGGTCTTCGACGCGCCCCACCGACGGGTCGCGCGGGTTCACGAAGACCGTGACGTCGTCGCCCGGCTCGAGCACCTGGGTCTCGTCGTCGTGGGCGGGCGCCTCGTAGAGCACCCCGTCGTCGCCCAGCCAGCGGTAGACCCGCTCGCCGCGGCCGTCGATCACCACGACGCCGAGGGTCTGCTGCCAGCCGGTGAAGACCGCGCGGCGGATGTAGCCCGCGACGACCAGCACGATGCCCGCCACGACGCCGATCCAGCTGAGCACTTCGGTGATCAACGAGAGCGCGTCGATCGGGTCGTCCATGAGATCAGACTAGGGCGTCGGGCGGCGTCGTCGCGGCGTCGGAGGCCTCGACTAGGGTGGCACCGTGAACGGAGTCCAGCTGCTTCTCGTGATCGTGGGGGCGATCGCCGTCACCGGCATCGCCCAACGACGCGGCCTCCAGCCTGCCCTCGTCATCACGCTCGTCGGTTTCGCCGCGTCGTTCATCCCGGGCTTCACCCGACTCGAGCTCGACTCCGAGATCATCCTCGGCCTCGTGCTTCCCCCGCTGCTCTACTCGGCGGCGCTCAACTTCTCCTTCGTCTCCTTCGCCCGCAACTTCCGGCCCATCGTCGGGCTCGGCGTCGGTCTCGTGGTGGTCACCGCGTTCGTGGTGGGCGGCTTCGCCTCGTGGATCGTGCCGTCGCTCACCCTCGCGACGGCCCTCATCCTCGGCGCCATCGTGGCCCCGCCCGACGCCGTCACGGCGGTGGCGATCGGCCGCAAGCTCGGTCTGCCGAAGCGCGTGATGTCGATCCTCACCGGCGAGAGCCTCGTCAACGACGCCGCGGCCCTCACCATGTTCAGCATCACGCTGGCCGCGGTGGTCGGCACCCACACGCTGTTCGAGAACCCGGTGCTGCTGTTCGGGTACAGCGCGCTGGTGGGTGTGCTCGTCGGGTTGGTGCTCGCGTTCGTGGCCACGGCCATCCGTCGACTGCTCAAAGACTCCAGTCTCGAGACGGTGCTCGGGCTCGTGGTGCCGTTCGCCGCCTACCTGCTCGCCGAGCAGTTCGAGGCCTCCGGGGTGCTCGCGGTGGTGGCGGCCGGGTTCGCCATCGGCTCGTCGTCGAGCCGGGCCGGCTACCAGACCAGGCTGCAGGAGCGGCAGGTGTGGAGCTCGCTCGACGTGCTGCTCGAGGCCTTCGTGTTCGCCTACATGGGGCTGCAGCTGCGCTTCGTCATCCAAGACCTGCAGGAGGCCGGGCAGTCGGTGTGGGCGGTGTTCGGGGCCGGTGCGCTCATCCTGCTGGTGGTGCTGTTCATCAGGCCGGTGTGGGTGTTCCTGTCGTTCGGGCGCAACTTCCTGGGCGACAAACTGCTGCGGCGCCGGTTCGCCTCAGACGAACGGATGCGCGAACGGCTGCAGCGGGAGAACGAGGCTCGCGTGGCGCGCGGCCGGCGCCCGCGCGGGTTCCCGGTGTTCCTCGGCTGGAAGGAGAGCCTCGTCGTCTCGTGGACGGGCATGCGCGGCGTGGTCACGCTCGCCGCCGCCGCGGGTGTGCCGGTGCTGCTGGCGTCGGGGGAGTCGTTCCCGGGGCGGGCCGAGATCCAGGCCATCGCGTTCATCGTCGCCGTCGGCACGTTGCTCGTTCAGGGGCTCTCGCTGCCGTTCCTCATCCGCGCGCTGAAGCTGAGCGACCCGAAGCAGGAGCAGTTCGACAAGGAGCAGGCGGCGCACGCGCTCGAGGTCGCCCGGGCGGCCTCGTCGAAGGTGCTTGCCGAGTTCGTGGCCTCGCCGCCGCCCGGGGTCGACCCGGCGCTCATCGAGCGGGTCACGGCCATGGCCGAGCGGCAGTCGGCCGATGCGGAGCGCGACGCCGTCGACGCGAGCGAGGTGGAGCGCCGGAGCGCTTACGGCGAGACCTTCGGCAACCTCTATCGTCGGGTGCTGAAGGCGCAGCGGGATGCGGTCGCCGACGAGCGCGACGCGAACCGGCTCGACGACGACGCGGCGCGGGAGTTCTTGGAGCAGCTCGACTACCAGGAGGCGGCGATCGTGTCGCGGCTCGGGTTCAGGCTGTGAGCCGTCAGGCAGCGACAGGGACAGCGACGGCGAATGACGACGCGACATCACGACATCACGACGAAGGAGTCCTCATGATCATCAGCTATAACGGGGTCGCCCCCGAGATCGCCCCCGACGCCTGGGTGGCGCCGACCGCCACGCTCATCGGGCGGGTCACCCTCTCGGCGCGGTCGAGCGTGTACTACGGGGCGGTGCTGCGCGGCGACAACGACCCCATCGTGCTCGGCGAGGGGTCGAACCTGCAGGACAACGTCGTGGTGCACACCGATCTCGGCAGCGCCGTGACGGTCGGCGCGGGCGTGAGCGTGGGTCACGGTGCGGTGCTGCACGGGTGCACGGTCGAAGACGGAAGCCTGGTCGGCATGAACGCGACGGTGCTGAACGGCGCGGTCATCGGTGCGGGGTCGCTGGTCGCCGCGGGCGCGGTGGTGCTAGAGGGGACGGTGGTGCCGCCGGGGTCGCTGGTGGCGGGGGTGCCGGCGAAGGTGCGGCGCGAGCTCTCGGAGGAGGAGCGGGCGGGCATCCTGAGGAACGCGGGGCGGTATCTCGAGCTGACGCCGGGGCACGCCGCGGCTACGGGGGCGGGCTCGGCGGCCGGGGGGCAAAACGACGGAGAATGGGGCCTTTTCGGCTGAACGACGGAACGAGCATCCGTCTTCCGCCCGATTCTCCGTCGTTCGGCTGACCACACCCATGGCGCTGTCAGTGGGCGCGGGTACGCTGACAGCATGGTGGACCCGACCCCTGCCGACTCGCTGATCGACGACGAGCTGCTCGCTCGCATCCGGTCGCGGGC carries:
- a CDS encoding DUF2975 domain-containing protein yields the protein MPAIVIGALRALLVLLFAGAITAQVTSGSLAGAMLGDATPAATVVTVLTIGGLVCIEVVLVCAWALVSLARDARIFEVARRSDRWVDTAIGALAVGAAISASGLVYLLVTGGATDAQGATVAVLAAAIAGAAAALALLVVVMRHLLHTATQLHDELSEVV
- a CDS encoding helix-turn-helix transcriptional regulator — its product is MMIVIDLDVELAKKKMSVSDLAAAVGITVANISILKNGRAKAVRFSTLDAICSVLGCQPGDILRYVDEPEGPASPPR
- a CDS encoding low temperature requirement protein A, which encodes MSKPNRPHALSGVVPLVRMRGRDVDEKERVSTPLELLFDLTFVVAVSSIVTQLAHAVAEDHVATAIPNFLMVFFAIWWAWLNFTWFASAYDTDDVPYRLLTMLQMGGVLVLAAGVPSAFEHGDYLLITIGYFIMRIALVVQWLRAAAQDPEGRATALRYALGISVVQALWIIRLFTTGGLPDGWQIAIFAALAVCEMAVPLWAERPRQTRWHPHHVAERYSLFVIILLGESVLASSVGVQGIVSAGAGSGPFVLIAASGLALLFGLWWIYFLEPAHEGLEQNRSWSYFWGYGHYVVFAALAAVGAGIEESVEAFGHEIEAPIQVIGWAIAVPVAVYLVAMQVLYRPLIGRTVIPAWLSLGAAALILLLPLLTEAIALPLVVLLITLVVAAVIAVTILLRRPRGEELTAAG
- a CDS encoding DUF3592 domain-containing protein — protein: MDDPIDALSLITEVLSWIGVVAGIVLVVAGYIRRAVFTGWQQTLGVVVIDGRGERVYRWLGDDGVLYEAPAHDDETQVLEPGDDVTVFVNPRDPSVGRVEDPSHEGRALRTTGWILLGLGVVAIVVQFALLFVAG
- a CDS encoding sodium:proton antiporter, which produces MNGVQLLLVIVGAIAVTGIAQRRGLQPALVITLVGFAASFIPGFTRLELDSEIILGLVLPPLLYSAALNFSFVSFARNFRPIVGLGVGLVVVTAFVVGGFASWIVPSLTLATALILGAIVAPPDAVTAVAIGRKLGLPKRVMSILTGESLVNDAAALTMFSITLAAVVGTHTLFENPVLLFGYSALVGVLVGLVLAFVATAIRRLLKDSSLETVLGLVVPFAAYLLAEQFEASGVLAVVAAGFAIGSSSSRAGYQTRLQERQVWSSLDVLLEAFVFAYMGLQLRFVIQDLQEAGQSVWAVFGAGALILLVVLFIRPVWVFLSFGRNFLGDKLLRRRFASDERMRERLQRENEARVARGRRPRGFPVFLGWKESLVVSWTGMRGVVTLAAAAGVPVLLASGESFPGRAEIQAIAFIVAVGTLLVQGLSLPFLIRALKLSDPKQEQFDKEQAAHALEVARAASSKVLAEFVASPPPGVDPALIERVTAMAERQSADAERDAVDASEVERRSAYGETFGNLYRRVLKAQRDAVADERDANRLDDDAAREFLEQLDYQEAAIVSRLGFRL
- a CDS encoding gamma carbonic anhydrase family protein yields the protein MIISYNGVAPEIAPDAWVAPTATLIGRVTLSARSSVYYGAVLRGDNDPIVLGEGSNLQDNVVVHTDLGSAVTVGAGVSVGHGAVLHGCTVEDGSLVGMNATVLNGAVIGAGSLVAAGAVVLEGTVVPPGSLVAGVPAKVRRELSEEERAGILRNAGRYLELTPGHAAATGAGSAAGGQNDGEWGLFG